From a single Anaerolineae bacterium genomic region:
- a CDS encoding sugar phosphate isomerase/epimerase codes for MVKFGAHAFVWIGEWTTEAGNHAIAEAGRVGFDLIEIPLLDPDHFDAAAHRAALAKAGITCTCSLVLPKDAHMPTRPEKARDFLYRALAQAEAVGSYYLGGCIAYSLGTLTGAPPTPQERQTVVEVLRDVAAEAKRRGITLALEACNRYETYLYNTLADARETVLAVGADNLKLHADTYHMNIEEEGFYRPLVNAADVLDYIHMSESHRGLVGTGTVIWDEVWRGLADAHFDGHLVLESFAAINPALAAATCLWRPPNQGPEVLAAEGFRFLKAGAEKYGLL; via the coding sequence ATGGTCAAATTTGGCGCTCACGCTTTTGTCTGGATCGGGGAGTGGACGACTGAGGCGGGCAACCACGCCATCGCGGAGGCGGGCCGGGTTGGCTTTGACCTGATCGAAATCCCGCTGCTCGACCCTGACCATTTCGACGCTGCCGCCCACCGCGCGGCGCTGGCTAAGGCCGGGATCACCTGCACCTGCTCGCTGGTGCTGCCTAAAGATGCCCATATGCCCACCAGGCCGGAAAAAGCCCGCGACTTCCTGTACCGGGCGCTGGCCCAGGCCGAGGCCGTTGGCAGCTACTACCTCGGCGGTTGCATCGCCTACTCGCTGGGCACGCTGACCGGCGCGCCGCCCACGCCGCAGGAACGCCAGACGGTGGTTGAAGTGCTGCGCGACGTGGCTGCTGAGGCGAAGCGGCGTGGCATCACCCTGGCCCTGGAAGCCTGCAACCGTTACGAAACGTATCTGTACAATACCCTGGCGGACGCCCGCGAGACCGTCCTGGCTGTTGGCGCGGATAACCTTAAGCTGCACGCCGATACCTATCATATGAACATTGAGGAAGAGGGCTTCTACCGCCCACTGGTTAACGCCGCCGATGTGCTCGATTACATCCACATGAGCGAGAGCCATCGCGGGCTGGTGGGCACAGGTACGGTCATCTGGGACGAGGTCTGGCGTGGGCTGGCCGACGCGCATTTTGACGGCCATCTGGTGCTGGAATCCTTCGCCGCGATCAATCCGGCGCTGGCGGCGGCCACCTGTCTGTGGCGGCCGCCCAACCAGGGGCCGGAGGTACTGGCGGCAGAGGGCTTCAGGTTCCTCAAGGCCGGCGCGGAAAAGTACGGGTTGCTGTAA
- the xylB gene encoding xylulokinase → MPLLLGLDIGTSSAKAVLFDPESAGIVAVAGREYPVLKPAPDRAEQEPQTWWQAVVSATQEVIAAARRTDVAAISFSGQMHGTVLLDAAGEPLGPAIIWADQRSAAECEALTAVLGPERYAGLAGTLPAVGFMGATLLWLARHEPERLARTHRVVFPKDYVRLHMTGRIATEVSDAASSGVFDIAGRRWATPILAAVGLPEEIFPEVLESSAVAGTLLPEAAAELGLAAGIPVIAGCADQPAQAIGNGLLGPGMASVTTGSGGQVFVPVAAGDGRIATDPRLHVFIHAVPGVNYVLGAILSAGLSLRWLRDLTGLSGTPGAYALLSQEASAIPPGANGLIFLPYLAGERTPHMDPAARGAFIGLSHYHTRGHLARAVMEGVAFALRQALQISLGLGGSASVIIAAGGGAESAVWRQIQADVFGLPLRQTLLVEQAGVGAALLAGVGAGIYPSFAAACAQVVRLGPETAPLPDHQAIYQALYEQFTGLYPLLKADFHRLAGRG, encoded by the coding sequence ATGCCGTTGCTGTTAGGCCTGGATATCGGGACGTCGAGCGCCAAAGCCGTGCTCTTTGACCCCGAATCTGCCGGAATCGTGGCCGTGGCCGGGCGGGAGTACCCGGTGCTTAAGCCCGCCCCCGACCGCGCCGAACAGGAGCCGCAGACCTGGTGGCAAGCTGTGGTCAGCGCGACGCAGGAAGTCATTGCAGCAGCAAGGCGCACTGACGTCGCCGCTATCAGCTTCAGCGGCCAGATGCACGGGACAGTGCTGCTGGACGCGGCGGGCGAACCGCTCGGCCCGGCCATCATCTGGGCCGATCAGCGCAGCGCCGCCGAGTGCGAGGCGCTGACCGCTGTGCTAGGACCGGAGCGTTACGCCGGGTTGGCGGGCACACTCCCGGCGGTGGGTTTCATGGGCGCTACGCTGCTCTGGCTGGCCCGCCACGAGCCGGAACGTCTGGCCCGGACGCACCGCGTGGTTTTCCCCAAGGATTACGTCCGGCTGCACATGACCGGGCGCATCGCTACCGAAGTGAGCGACGCCGCCAGCAGCGGCGTGTTCGATATCGCCGGGCGACGCTGGGCTACGCCGATCCTGGCGGCGGTCGGGCTGCCGGAGGAGATCTTCCCGGAAGTGCTGGAATCATCGGCGGTGGCTGGGACGCTGTTGCCGGAGGCCGCCGCCGAGCTGGGGTTAGCGGCGGGCATCCCGGTGATCGCTGGCTGCGCCGATCAGCCAGCCCAGGCTATCGGCAACGGCCTGCTGGGGCCGGGAATGGCCTCCGTGACGACCGGCAGCGGCGGGCAGGTTTTTGTGCCGGTTGCCGCCGGGGATGGTCGAATCGCCACCGATCCGCGCCTGCATGTTTTCATCCACGCCGTGCCGGGCGTCAATTACGTCTTAGGGGCGATTCTTTCGGCGGGGCTATCGCTGCGCTGGCTGCGCGATCTGACTGGCCTGAGCGGGACGCCGGGGGCCTACGCGCTGCTGAGCCAGGAAGCATCGGCTATCCCGCCGGGGGCTAACGGCCTGATCTTCCTGCCATACCTGGCCGGGGAGCGCACGCCGCACATGGACCCCGCCGCGCGCGGGGCGTTCATCGGCCTCAGCCACTACCACACGCGGGGACACCTGGCCCGCGCGGTGATGGAAGGCGTGGCCTTTGCCCTGCGGCAGGCGCTGCAGATCAGTCTGGGGCTTGGCGGTTCAGCGAGCGTGATCATCGCCGCTGGCGGCGGGGCGGAGAGCGCTGTCTGGCGGCAGATTCAGGCGGATGTCTTTGGCCTCCCGCTGCGCCAGACTCTGCTGGTCGAACAGGCCGGGGTCGGGGCGGCCCTGCTGGCCGGGGTTGGCGCGGGTATCTATCCGTCGTTTGCGGCTGCCTGCGCCCAGGTGGTGCGGCTGGGGCCGGAGACGGCGCCGCTGCCCGATCATCAGGCGATCTACCAGGCGCTGTATGAGCAGTTCACCGGGCTATACCCGCTGCTGAAAGCGGATTTTCACCGTCTGGCCGGGCGAGGTTAG
- a CDS encoding substrate-binding domain-containing protein: protein MKRREFLKASSILAASGLLPALKTVKAQEKQTYYMVTFVSGIDYWKDCYRGMQDAAEFLGVEAIYTGTPENDIIAETRVFEEVAGQQPDGILPTIANPDAFIAPINAAIEAGIPVVCFDADSPLSKRYSFVGTGNYYAGVVAARWLAPLVGSGKVAISSVTAQLNHVQRRQGFIDTLAAEFPDVVTSDDLIIDDQNNSTIAAQQMSSLLQANPDIKGVFATDALGAVGVGQAVREAGLSGQIKIIGFDYDEGTLDLIDSGELSATLAQGTWQMGFWGLMMLYMVRNGFIKSVSDWKAAGISPLPPNVDTGVVVITAENSQYWRAS from the coding sequence GTGAAGCGTCGTGAATTTCTTAAAGCCAGCAGTATTTTAGCCGCGTCGGGTCTGCTCCCGGCCCTTAAGACGGTCAAGGCCCAGGAGAAGCAGACCTACTATATGGTCACGTTCGTTTCCGGCATCGACTACTGGAAGGACTGCTACCGCGGGATGCAGGACGCCGCCGAATTCCTGGGGGTTGAAGCGATCTACACCGGCACGCCGGAGAACGACATCATCGCCGAGACCCGCGTCTTTGAGGAAGTAGCGGGCCAGCAGCCCGATGGCATCCTGCCGACCATTGCCAACCCGGATGCCTTCATCGCCCCCATCAACGCCGCTATCGAGGCCGGCATCCCGGTGGTCTGCTTTGACGCTGACTCGCCCCTCAGCAAGCGTTACTCGTTTGTGGGGACGGGCAACTACTATGCCGGTGTAGTGGCCGCCCGCTGGCTGGCCCCGCTGGTTGGCTCCGGCAAGGTGGCGATCTCCAGCGTGACCGCCCAGCTCAACCATGTCCAGCGTCGCCAGGGCTTCATCGACACGCTGGCTGCCGAGTTCCCGGATGTCGTGACCTCTGACGACCTGATCATCGATGACCAGAACAACTCGACCATCGCCGCCCAGCAGATGTCGTCCCTGCTGCAGGCCAACCCGGATATCAAGGGTGTGTTTGCCACGGATGCGCTGGGCGCGGTCGGGGTCGGGCAGGCGGTACGCGAGGCTGGCCTCTCCGGGCAGATCAAGATTATCGGCTTCGACTATGACGAGGGCACGCTTGACCTGATCGACAGCGGCGAACTGAGCGCCACGCTGGCCCAGGGTACCTGGCAGATGGGCTTCTGGGGCCTGATGATGCTCTACATGGTTCGCAACGGGTTCATCAAGTCCGTGTCTGACTGGAAGGCCGCGGGCATCTCGCCGCTGCCGCCCAACGTGGATACCGGCGTGGTGGTGATCACCGCGGAGAACAGCCAGTACTGGCGCGCTTCGTAA
- a CDS encoding ABC transporter permease, with protein sequence MSKVDAAATGRAGYDGVAGFLQRMLRFREFTLIVMIILVGLLLEWQTGRFLSSANINAILMGFSASAIMMVGMTAALVSGGFDLSVGSVFAMGGVTTAVALRGGLPIWLAVLVGVGAGALAGLTNGLLITKAGINPFITTLGMMSIARGVGLAITEGSPIASLPQDFFVLGQGKTLGVANLILIALFVVFVGDVLMRRSALFRNIYYVGGNPDAARLSGINVDRITIGVYALSGLLAALAGVLSVSRFTVADPGSGTGEELRLIAACIIGGASLKGGKGTVLGGLLGLIFVGFINNGMVLLRVPVYWQNLAMGIILLLAVGFDTFSQRFQARPTRRKA encoded by the coding sequence ATGAGCAAGGTCGATGCGGCGGCGACAGGCAGGGCTGGCTACGACGGGGTGGCCGGATTCTTGCAGCGGATGCTTCGCTTCCGGGAATTCACCCTGATCGTGATGATCATCCTGGTGGGTTTGCTGCTGGAATGGCAGACCGGGCGTTTCCTTAGCTCGGCCAATATCAATGCGATTCTGATGGGCTTTTCGGCCTCGGCGATCATGATGGTCGGCATGACGGCGGCCCTGGTCTCTGGCGGGTTTGACCTGTCGGTGGGGTCGGTTTTCGCTATGGGCGGGGTGACGACGGCGGTGGCTCTGCGCGGCGGCCTGCCGATCTGGCTGGCGGTGCTCGTTGGCGTGGGTGCGGGTGCGCTGGCCGGGCTGACCAACGGCCTGCTGATCACCAAGGCCGGGATCAACCCCTTCATCACTACCCTGGGCATGATGAGCATCGCCCGCGGGGTCGGCCTGGCCATCACAGAAGGCTCTCCCATCGCCAGCCTGCCCCAGGACTTCTTTGTCCTGGGCCAGGGCAAGACGCTGGGCGTGGCGAACCTGATCCTGATTGCGCTGTTTGTGGTGTTCGTCGGGGATGTGCTGATGCGCCGTTCGGCGTTATTCCGCAACATCTACTATGTCGGCGGCAATCCGGACGCAGCCCGGCTTTCCGGCATCAACGTGGATCGGATTACGATCGGTGTCTACGCGCTGTCGGGGCTGCTGGCGGCGCTGGCCGGCGTGCTGTCGGTCTCGCGCTTTACGGTAGCCGATCCGGGGTCAGGCACCGGTGAAGAGTTGCGCCTGATCGCGGCCTGTATTATCGGTGGGGCCAGCCTGAAGGGCGGTAAGGGCACGGTGCTGGGCGGTCTGCTCGGCCTGATCTTCGTCGGGTTCATCAACAACGGGATGGTGCTGTTGCGGGTGCCGGTCTACTGGCAGAACCTGGCGATGGGCATCATCCTGCTGCTGGCGGTGGGCTTCGACACGTTCAGCCAGCGCTTCCAGGCCCGCCCGACCCGCCGGAAGGCTTAG
- a CDS encoding sugar ABC transporter ATP-binding protein: MSVLLEARGITKQFPGTLALDDVQLELQAGEIHAVIGENGAGKSTLMKILSGVYSADAGQIFFQGQPVALRSPQEAIALGIAIVHQELSVIPALTVAENIYPGRLPTDRLGMVKYGELFENARRELARLNVAVDPRAEVSTLSVANQQLVEITKALSRQCKVLILDEPTSALTEHEAETLFALLRRLAAEGVGILYISHKLSEIFALSDRITVLRDGRYIGTRITVETSPEEVIRMMVGRELTDMYPEKSTGRGEPLLEVRNLRLPGQQHACSFTLYQGEVLGFAGLIGSGRSELMRAIFGADEKESGEIFLKGRPVTINSPQDAINLRLAYLPEDRKAAGLFLDMALKANIEAASLAQVTANGFVVPAREVALAREYIGRLNISTYGPDQEVRRLSGGNQQKTLVAKWLAIRPSILIVDEPTRGIDVGAKREIHHLLRQLAREGVGVIMVSSELPEILGMSDRILVMHEGAIVAELAASEATEELIMTYASGQENGA; encoded by the coding sequence ATGTCTGTGCTACTTGAAGCCAGAGGTATCACCAAGCAATTTCCGGGCACGCTGGCGTTGGATGATGTCCAGCTCGAATTACAAGCTGGCGAAATCCACGCTGTGATCGGGGAAAACGGCGCAGGCAAAAGCACGCTGATGAAGATTCTTTCCGGCGTGTACAGCGCCGACGCCGGCCAGATCTTCTTCCAGGGGCAGCCCGTCGCCCTGCGCAGCCCGCAGGAAGCAATCGCCCTGGGTATCGCCATCGTCCATCAGGAGTTGAGCGTTATCCCGGCCCTGACGGTGGCTGAGAATATTTATCCGGGTCGCCTGCCGACTGACCGGCTGGGCATGGTCAAATATGGCGAGCTGTTTGAGAACGCTCGGCGCGAACTGGCTCGCCTGAACGTAGCTGTCGATCCCCGCGCCGAGGTCAGCACGCTTTCTGTGGCTAACCAGCAACTCGTGGAGATCACCAAGGCGCTCTCCAGGCAGTGCAAGGTGCTGATCCTGGATGAGCCGACTTCCGCGCTGACCGAGCACGAAGCGGAGACGCTCTTCGCCCTGCTGCGCCGGCTGGCGGCGGAGGGGGTGGGCATCCTGTACATCAGTCACAAACTGAGCGAGATCTTCGCCCTCTCCGACCGGATCACCGTGCTGCGCGATGGCCGTTACATCGGCACGCGGATCACCGTAGAGACCTCCCCGGAGGAGGTGATCCGGATGATGGTGGGCCGCGAACTGACCGACATGTACCCGGAGAAGAGCACCGGGCGCGGCGAGCCGTTGCTGGAAGTACGCAACCTGCGCCTGCCTGGCCAGCAGCATGCCTGCAGTTTCACGCTCTACCAGGGTGAGGTGCTCGGCTTTGCCGGGCTGATCGGCTCCGGGCGCTCAGAGTTGATGCGGGCGATCTTCGGCGCGGATGAAAAGGAAAGCGGCGAAATCTTCCTGAAGGGCCGTCCGGTCACCATCAACTCGCCGCAGGATGCCATTAATCTGCGTCTGGCCTACCTGCCGGAAGACCGCAAGGCTGCCGGGCTATTCCTGGATATGGCGCTTAAGGCCAATATCGAGGCGGCGTCGCTGGCGCAGGTGACGGCTAACGGCTTCGTCGTGCCGGCGCGGGAGGTGGCCCTGGCCCGCGAGTACATCGGGCGGCTGAACATCAGCACCTACGGGCCGGATCAGGAAGTGCGCCGTCTGAGCGGCGGCAACCAGCAGAAGACCCTGGTAGCCAAGTGGCTGGCGATCAGGCCGAGCATCCTGATTGTCGATGAGCCAACGCGCGGCATTGACGTGGGGGCCAAGCGGGAGATCCACCATCTGCTGCGCCAGCTGGCACGGGAAGGCGTCGGGGTGATCATGGTATCCTCCGAATTGCCGGAAATCCTGGGCATGAGCGACCGCATCCTGGTGATGCACGAGGGCGCGATCGTCGCTGAGCTGGCGGCCAGCGAGGCTACCGAGGAACTGATCATGACGTATGCCAGTGGGCAGGAGAATGGGGCATGA
- a CDS encoding fucose isomerase, translating to MTAILPGRLSALEITRRPVTLGVIVGNRGFFPAHLALSGRKTVLEVLEKAGIRAIITPEDATNVGAIESLAEAQICADLFRQHRDEIDGVLVTLPNFGDERAIANTLRWADLDVPVLIQAFPDDVARMDIANRRDSFCGKMSACNNLRQYGIKYTITSRHTMDPTSAEFQADLLQFAGICRVVRGLRRARLGMLGARPEAFKTVRFSEKLLDRAGISVETLDLSEVFGRIERLTDDDAAVQERLTHIRAYARTQDVPAAALLKMAKFGVVLDRWMADNQLDATAVQCWTSMEEYFGIVPCTLMSMASNALTPSACETDIAGALAMLALQLASGRPSAIVDWNNNYGDDPDKGVIFHCSNLPKAIFVEDIPVMSYQDIIAGTVGKENTYGTIFGRVKESPFTFLRVSTDDFSGEITAYTGEGHFTSDPLETFGGYGVVHVPHFQDLLAYICENGFEHHVSINQSRVAAIIDEAFNKYLEWPTYHHQ from the coding sequence ATGACTGCTATCCTGCCCGGCAGGCTTTCTGCCCTGGAGATTACCCGGCGGCCGGTGACGCTGGGGGTAATCGTCGGGAACCGGGGCTTCTTCCCGGCTCACCTGGCCCTCAGCGGGCGCAAGACGGTGCTGGAAGTGCTGGAAAAGGCGGGCATCCGGGCCATCATCACCCCGGAAGACGCGACCAATGTCGGGGCAATTGAGTCGCTGGCCGAGGCGCAGATCTGTGCCGATCTGTTCCGCCAGCACCGCGACGAGATCGACGGCGTGCTGGTGACGTTGCCCAACTTCGGCGATGAACGGGCGATCGCCAACACGCTGCGCTGGGCCGATCTGGACGTCCCGGTGTTGATTCAGGCGTTCCCCGATGATGTCGCCCGCATGGATATCGCCAACCGCCGCGATAGCTTCTGCGGCAAGATGAGCGCCTGCAACAACCTGCGCCAGTACGGCATCAAGTACACCATCACCAGCCGCCACACTATGGACCCCACCAGCGCTGAATTCCAGGCAGATCTGCTGCAGTTTGCGGGCATCTGCCGGGTGGTGCGCGGGCTGCGTCGCGCCCGGCTGGGGATGCTGGGCGCGCGCCCGGAAGCTTTCAAGACGGTGCGTTTTAGCGAAAAGCTGCTTGACCGCGCCGGGATCAGCGTGGAGACGCTTGACCTCTCAGAAGTTTTTGGCCGGATTGAGCGCCTGACTGATGATGACGCGGCGGTGCAGGAACGTCTGACGCACATCCGCGCCTACGCCCGGACCCAGGATGTGCCGGCGGCGGCTCTGCTCAAGATGGCCAAGTTCGGGGTGGTACTGGATCGCTGGATGGCCGATAACCAGTTGGACGCGACCGCTGTCCAGTGTTGGACGTCGATGGAGGAGTACTTCGGGATTGTGCCCTGCACCTTGATGAGCATGGCCAGCAATGCTCTAACACCTTCCGCCTGCGAGACGGATATCGCCGGGGCGCTGGCGATGCTGGCCCTGCAGCTGGCCTCCGGGCGGCCCTCGGCCATTGTGGACTGGAACAACAACTACGGCGATGACCCGGACAAGGGTGTGATCTTCCACTGCTCCAACCTGCCCAAAGCTATCTTCGTGGAAGACATCCCGGTGATGAGCTACCAGGACATCATTGCCGGGACGGTTGGTAAGGAGAATACCTACGGCACGATCTTCGGGCGGGTGAAGGAAAGCCCCTTCACCTTCCTGCGCGTCTCTACCGACGATTTCAGCGGCGAGATCACGGCCTATACTGGCGAGGGCCACTTCACCAGCGACCCGCTGGAGACCTTTGGCGGTTACGGCGTGGTGCATGTGCCCCACTTCCAGGACCTGCTGGCTTACATCTGTGAGAACGGTTTCGAGCATCACGTCAGCATCAATCAGTCGCGGGTAGCGGCGATCATCGACGAGGCGTTCAACAAGTATCTGGAATGGCCAACCTACCATCACCAATAG
- a CDS encoding L-ribulose-5-phosphate 4-epimerase gives MKLQALRETVCALHALLPQNNLVAWTSGNISARDPETGLVVIKPSGVKFPDLTPENMVIVDLDGRLVEGDYKMSSDTASHCYIYRHMPHVNGVVHTHSRYATAFAILGREIPCTTTAMADEFGGPIPCGGFALIGGEEIGKVVVETLTGSRSPACILQNHGVFTIGPTAEAAVKAAVMTEDNAAIVWAALQIGTPIPLAQADIDRLYDRYQNVYGQR, from the coding sequence ATGAAACTACAGGCTTTGCGGGAAACGGTCTGCGCGTTGCACGCGTTGCTGCCGCAGAACAACCTGGTCGCCTGGACCAGCGGCAATATTAGCGCCCGCGATCCGGAGACCGGGCTGGTGGTGATCAAACCCAGCGGTGTCAAGTTTCCCGATCTCACTCCGGAAAACATGGTGATCGTCGATCTGGATGGCAGGCTGGTGGAGGGGGATTACAAGATGTCCTCCGACACGGCTTCGCATTGCTACATCTACCGGCATATGCCGCACGTGAACGGCGTGGTGCACACCCATTCGCGTTATGCCACCGCCTTCGCCATCCTGGGGCGGGAGATCCCCTGCACTACCACAGCTATGGCCGACGAGTTTGGCGGTCCCATACCCTGCGGCGGCTTCGCCCTGATCGGTGGGGAGGAGATCGGGAAGGTGGTTGTGGAGACACTGACCGGCAGCCGAAGCCCGGCTTGCATCCTGCAGAATCACGGCGTGTTCACCATCGGGCCGACGGCTGAGGCGGCGGTCAAAGCGGCGGTGATGACCGAGGATAACGCCGCGATCGTCTGGGCGGCGCTGCAGATCGGCACGCCGATCCCCCTGGCGCAGGCGGATATCGACCGGCTGTACGATCGTTACCAGAATGTCTACGGGCAGCGCTAA
- the araB gene encoding ribulokinase, with protein sequence MYTIGIDFGTESGRAVLVDVRDGREIATAVYPYPHRVIDHTLPGSDKPLPPDWALQAPQDYIGVIKHTIPAVLKESGIDPAEVVGIGIDFTACTMLPVKADGTPLCYLPEYRDNPHSWVKLWKHHAAQPQADQINETARRMNQAWLNRYGGKISSEWFFSKMLQTLQEAPEIYHAADRFIEAADWVIWQLCGVETRNACTAGYKAMVQDGTYPPREYFAALHPDLADVVDTKMSRVFAQLGDRAGGLVPEMAEATGLRPGIAVAVANVDAHVTPPAVKVTEPGTMVMIMGTSTCHMLIGTELREVDGMCGVVDGGIVPGMYGYEAGQSGVGDIFAWFVDHAVPPEYHEAAKAAGVDLHKYLETEAAKQKPGEHGLIALDWWNGNRSILVDADLTGLLLGATLATRAPDIYRALIEATAYGTRVIIEAFEAKGLAVNELVLAGGLPEKNQLLVQIYADVTGKMLKFAGSAQSPALGSAMHAAVAAGVYPNIKAAAEKMGKLKDRVVRPIPENKAVYDQLYAEYKLLHDYFGRGGNDVMKRLKAIKLAARGVATG encoded by the coding sequence ATGTATACGATCGGCATAGACTTCGGGACCGAATCAGGGCGCGCGGTGCTGGTGGATGTGCGTGACGGTCGTGAGATCGCCACGGCGGTCTACCCGTATCCCCACCGGGTCATTGACCACACACTCCCCGGGAGTGACAAACCGCTTCCGCCGGACTGGGCCTTGCAGGCTCCTCAGGATTATATCGGCGTTATCAAGCACACGATTCCCGCCGTCCTTAAGGAAAGCGGGATCGACCCTGCCGAGGTGGTCGGCATTGGCATTGATTTCACCGCCTGCACCATGTTGCCGGTCAAAGCGGATGGTACCCCCCTGTGCTACCTGCCTGAGTACCGCGACAACCCCCACAGCTGGGTCAAACTCTGGAAGCATCACGCCGCCCAACCCCAGGCCGACCAGATCAACGAAACTGCCCGCCGGATGAACCAGGCATGGCTCAACCGTTACGGCGGCAAGATTTCCTCCGAGTGGTTCTTCAGCAAGATGCTACAAACCCTGCAGGAAGCGCCGGAGATCTACCACGCCGCCGATCGGTTTATCGAGGCCGCCGACTGGGTGATCTGGCAGCTGTGCGGCGTGGAGACGCGCAACGCCTGCACCGCCGGTTATAAGGCCATGGTGCAGGATGGCACGTATCCGCCACGCGAGTATTTCGCCGCCCTGCATCCCGATCTTGCCGATGTGGTTGATACCAAGATGAGCCGGGTCTTTGCCCAGCTTGGCGACCGCGCCGGCGGTCTGGTGCCGGAGATGGCGGAGGCGACCGGCCTGCGGCCCGGCATCGCCGTGGCGGTAGCCAACGTCGACGCGCATGTCACCCCGCCCGCTGTCAAGGTCACCGAGCCGGGCACGATGGTCATGATCATGGGCACCTCCACCTGCCACATGCTGATCGGTACCGAACTGCGCGAAGTCGATGGCATGTGTGGCGTTGTGGATGGCGGCATCGTCCCCGGTATGTACGGCTACGAAGCTGGCCAGAGCGGGGTGGGCGATATCTTCGCCTGGTTTGTCGATCATGCCGTCCCGCCGGAATACCACGAAGCGGCCAAAGCGGCTGGTGTGGACCTGCATAAGTATCTGGAGACCGAAGCGGCCAAACAGAAACCGGGTGAACACGGCCTGATCGCCCTCGACTGGTGGAACGGCAACCGGTCAATTCTGGTTGACGCCGATCTGACCGGCCTGTTGCTGGGAGCTACCCTGGCTACCCGCGCCCCGGACATCTACCGCGCCCTGATCGAAGCGACCGCTTACGGCACGCGGGTCATCATCGAAGCCTTTGAGGCGAAGGGCCTGGCGGTGAACGAACTGGTGCTGGCTGGCGGCCTGCCGGAGAAGAACCAGCTACTCGTCCAGATTTACGCCGACGTCACCGGTAAGATGCTCAAGTTCGCCGGATCGGCGCAATCGCCGGCGCTCGGCTCGGCCATGCACGCCGCTGTCGCCGCGGGGGTCTACCCCAACATCAAAGCTGCCGCCGAGAAGATGGGCAAACTCAAGGATCGTGTTGTCCGACCAATCCCGGAAAACAAGGCAGTTTACGATCAGCTTTACGCTGAATACAAGCTCCTGCACGACTACTTTGGGCGCGGGGGCAATGACGTCATGAAGCGCCTCAAGGCGATCAAGCTGGCGGCGCGCGGCGTGGCAACCGGTTAA
- a CDS encoding LacI family DNA-binding transcriptional regulator — MAKPSRRITLNDVARLSGVSYQTVSRVINSHPYVAQETRERVLAAIKKLDYHPNRAAKSLVTRRSHTIAIIAFGMAYYGPLQMLLNIESAAKAAGYDLIFSTVSEMSVQSFRDAIERLAGWHVDGIVAITPVCGCNTDELYVACGSTPLVLIDTCLGQHVPSVVIDQGYGSHLITRHVIELGHTAIAELSGPLNWYGAEARHSAWLQTIQEAGLTPGPSIAGDWSARSGYEGALALLKMGVRFSALVVGNDQMALGAVQALRERGLRVPEDVSVTGYDNLPEAAYFNPPLTTIWQDFSIVGQRSVEMLIDRIADPAAPAEQRVIYPRLIIRESTVPFQGW; from the coding sequence ATGGCCAAACCATCGCGCCGCATCACCCTCAATGACGTCGCCCGCCTTTCCGGCGTTTCCTACCAGACCGTCTCGCGGGTGATCAACAGTCACCCCTACGTGGCCCAGGAAACCCGCGAGCGCGTCCTGGCAGCGATCAAGAAGCTGGACTATCACCCCAACCGGGCCGCCAAGAGTCTGGTCACCCGGCGCTCGCATACCATCGCCATCATCGCTTTTGGCATGGCCTATTATGGCCCGCTGCAGATGCTACTCAACATCGAAAGCGCGGCCAAAGCCGCCGGGTATGACCTGATCTTCTCCACTGTATCCGAAATGTCAGTCCAGAGCTTCCGGGACGCCATCGAGCGCCTGGCCGGCTGGCATGTCGATGGCATCGTCGCCATCACCCCGGTCTGTGGCTGCAACACCGATGAGTTGTATGTCGCCTGCGGCAGCACCCCCCTCGTGTTGATTGATACCTGCCTCGGCCAGCACGTTCCCTCGGTAGTGATCGACCAGGGCTACGGCTCCCACCTGATTACCCGCCACGTGATTGAGCTGGGCCACACCGCCATCGCTGAACTGAGTGGCCCGCTCAACTGGTACGGGGCGGAGGCCCGCCATAGCGCCTGGCTGCAGACCATTCAGGAAGCCGGGCTGACTCCCGGCCCCAGCATCGCCGGCGATTGGAGCGCCCGCAGCGGCTACGAGGGGGCGCTGGCGCTGTTGAAGATGGGCGTGCGCTTTTCCGCGCTGGTGGTCGGCAACGACCAGATGGCCCTGGGGGCGGTGCAGGCGTTGCGCGAACGCGGCCTGCGCGTCCCGGAAGATGTGTCGGTCACCGGCTACGATAACCTGCCGGAGGCTGCCTACTTCAACCCGCCTCTGACCACGATCTGGCAGGACTTCAGCATCGTCGGCCAGCGTAGCGTGGAGATGCTGATCGATCGGATTGCCGATCCCGCCGCCCCGGCGGAGCAGCGGGTGATCTACCCCCGTCTGATCATCCGCGAAAGCACGGTTCCTTTCCAGGGCTGGTAA